One Ooceraea biroi isolate clonal line C1 chromosome 6, Obir_v5.4, whole genome shotgun sequence genomic window carries:
- the LOC113562134 gene encoding uncharacterized protein LOC113562134 — protein MTVFAETNVDVDLRMLRSFRVLRPLKLVSKIPSESVRVLSPQEQQRLISIQITKTKMPVTIELTVKRRRLTLFNILAIFCFPSSTLYSPAICVRSHSYKHSVSGTET, from the coding sequence ATGACCGTGTTCGCCGAAACAAACGTGGACGTCGACCTGCGTATGCTACGTTCCTTCAGGGTCCTCAGACCGCTAAAGCTGGTTTCGAAAATTCCAAGTGAGTCAGTCAGAGTTCTGAGTCCACAAGAACAGCAGCGATTAATAAGCATCCAGATTACAAAAACCAAAATGCCAGTAACAATCGAGCTAACAGTCAAGCGCAGACGACTTACCCTCTTTAACATTCTTGCGATCTTTTGTTTTCCGTCCTCCACGTTGTATTCCCCGGCAATTTGTGTACGTTCTCATAGTTACAAGCATAGTGTCTCCGGTACCGAAACTTAG